In the Deferribacter desulfuricans SSM1 genome, CATTTATCCTGTAGGCACACTTGTTTTATTAGATACAGGAGAATTAGCTATTGTATTTGAACAATCAAAAGATGATCCAACCAGGCCTAAAGTATTAGTCATTACAGATGAAAGAAGAAAAATGAAAGAGCCCTATCTTTTTGACCTCAAAAAATATAATTTAATAACAAAAAAACCTTATAAATCGATAATTGCACCACTTGATTCCAGAAAACTAAACATTGATACCAACAAAATCATGGATAAATTTTTGATAAAAGCTAAACAGGGAGTGTTAGCATGAACAAAAACTATTTTGCGTTAACTTTTATTAGTGAAGACAGACCTGGAATAGTAGCAAAGGTATCTAAAATCTTATATGAAAATGAATTTAATATTGAAGATTCATCATCAACACTACTAAAAGGTTTCTTTTCTATGATACTTATTGTCAGCACTGATAAAGATTTTAAGGTAAATGAGATAAAGAAAAAATTTGCTCCTTTGGTAAAAGAGTTAGGAATGGCTACAAGTGTCAGAAAAATTGAGAAATTTAAAGAGTTACCAAAAGGTGAAACTTTCATAATTTCGGTTTATGGAGCAGATAAGCCAGGGATTGTATATTCAATATCCAACTTCTTAGCTGAAAAAAATATAAATATTGTTGATTTACAAACAAAAGTTGCAGGTAGCGAACAAAAACCGGTATACATCATGGTTTTAGAGGTAATAATACCTGATAATTTCAAAGATAAAAACTGGGCTGAAGAACTCAAAAGCGTTGCAAAATCTATTGGTATTGATATAAATATTAGACAAATAGAAACATACGAGATGTAATAAATGCCGATTAGAGAAGTATTGACTTATCCAAACCCACTATTAAAAGAAATTTCAAAGGAAGTTACCGAACTCACTGATGATATAAAAAATATTATAAAAGATTTGGTAGATACTATGGATGCTACAAGCCATTCTACTGGTATTGCTGCACCTCAAATAGGTGAATTAGTGAGAATTATTGCAATCGACCCAGGTAAAAATAAAAAGTGCAAAAATCATCACGGCAAAAGAGTCTTAATAAATCCTGAGATAGTAAAATGGGAAGGGTTGATCCAATCACGAGAAGGTTGTATGAGTGTTCCCGATTACACAGGTAATGTCAATAGAGCGGAAAAAGTGGTTGTACAGTTTCTCGATGAAAACTTACAACCTGGAGCTTTTGAAGCCGAAGGATTTGAAGCAATTTTACTTCAACATGAAATAGACCACCTTGATGGGATCCTTTTTATCGATAGAATAATTTCTAAAAGGACTGACTTGTTCAGGAGGAAAAAATATAAATGAAAGTACTTATAACTCAAAAATTACCATTTGATATTGAAAACTATTTAAAAGATTTTGAAATTGATTATAGAAAAGAACATACTCCTATCCCTTACGAGGAATTACTCGAAAGAGTCAGAGGTTGTGATGGCCTTATTTGTATGCTATCCGATAAAATTGATAAAAATCTTTTTGACAATGCCCCAAATCTCAAAGTTGTAGCAAATTATGCTGTTGGTTACAACAACATAGATGTTGAGTATGCTACTAAAAAAGGGGTAGTAGTTTGTAACACCCCTGATGTTTTAACAGAAACCACAGCAGAGCTTGGATTTGCACTTATGATCTCACTTGCTAGAAGAGTTGTTGAAGCAGATAAATTTACCAGAGAAGGGAAATTTGAAGGGTGGACACCAAATCTCTTTCTTGGTACAGACTTATACAAAAAAACGGTTGGTATTTTCGGTTTTGGAAGGATAGGGCAGGCTTTTGCAAGGTGCTGTAAAGGTTTTGAAATGGAAATTATTTATCACTCTCGCAACCAGTATTTTCAAAGTGAACTTTTATTAGGTGCAAAATATGTATCATTTGAAGAACTGATAACAAACTCTGACTTTTTGGTTATTGCTGCACCATTAAATGACGACAACTATCATAAATTTGATTTAGACGTTTTCAAAAAAATGAAGAGAACTGCTTTTATTATAAATATTGGAAGAGGCCCCATCATAAAAGAGGATGACCTTGTTGTTGCTCTTGAAAATGGTTACATAAAAGGTGCAGGATTAGATGTTTATGAATTTGAGCCTAAGATAGATGAAAAACTTTTTGATAAAAATAATGTAATCCTTTTACCTCACATCGGAAGTGCTTCGGAAGAAACAAGGGCAAAAATGGCAAAAATGTGTGCAGACGCAATAATTTCTGTGTTGAAAAACAAAGAAAAACCAAAATATGCTTTAAACTAAACCATCGTTTTAATACATATTGACAAATGATTGATATTTTCGTAAATAATATACATGAAAAACACAACA is a window encoding:
- a CDS encoding glycine cleavage system protein R, with the translated sequence MNKNYFALTFISEDRPGIVAKVSKILYENEFNIEDSSSTLLKGFFSMILIVSTDKDFKVNEIKKKFAPLVKELGMATSVRKIEKFKELPKGETFIISVYGADKPGIVYSISNFLAEKNINIVDLQTKVAGSEQKPVYIMVLEVIIPDNFKDKNWAEELKSVAKSIGIDINIRQIETYEM
- the def gene encoding peptide deformylase, which produces MPIREVLTYPNPLLKEISKEVTELTDDIKNIIKDLVDTMDATSHSTGIAAPQIGELVRIIAIDPGKNKKCKNHHGKRVLINPEIVKWEGLIQSREGCMSVPDYTGNVNRAEKVVVQFLDENLQPGAFEAEGFEAILLQHEIDHLDGILFIDRIISKRTDLFRRKKYK
- a CDS encoding 2-hydroxyacid dehydrogenase, with the translated sequence MKVLITQKLPFDIENYLKDFEIDYRKEHTPIPYEELLERVRGCDGLICMLSDKIDKNLFDNAPNLKVVANYAVGYNNIDVEYATKKGVVVCNTPDVLTETTAELGFALMISLARRVVEADKFTREGKFEGWTPNLFLGTDLYKKTVGIFGFGRIGQAFARCCKGFEMEIIYHSRNQYFQSELLLGAKYVSFEELITNSDFLVIAAPLNDDNYHKFDLDVFKKMKRTAFIINIGRGPIIKEDDLVVALENGYIKGAGLDVYEFEPKIDEKLFDKNNVILLPHIGSASEETRAKMAKMCADAIISVLKNKEKPKYALN